Proteins encoded in a region of the Zea mays cultivar B73 chromosome 4, Zm-B73-REFERENCE-NAM-5.0, whole genome shotgun sequence genome:
- the LOC100194372 gene encoding Transcription factor SPEECHLESS has product MEDGGMCELVIGDHRNLRHRLSGAEDLFSIVGTWEERTNGASGGGGGGGGSSAAAVRAYSQGCTAGTAGAKTAAGTNNSRRRTGDEEKGGSAPAQKKHKGSSAVSDDEGAAKMSHITVERNRRKQMNEHLAVLRSLMPCFYVKRGDQASIIGGVVDYIKELQQVLRSLETKKHRKAYAEQVLSPRPLPAVKSTPPLSPHVAVPMSPRTPTPGSPYKPASGAAATTTGSCRLPHRAAAAAAAYIGTPTTSSSSSSYSHDQQRHYSTYLPTLDSLVTELAAQAAACSRPAASGGLTRLPDVKVEFAGPNLVLKTVSHRSPGQALKIIAALESLPLEILHVSVSTVDDTMVHSFTIKIGIECELSAEELVQEIQQTLL; this is encoded by the exons ATGGAAGACGGCGGCATGTGCGAGCTCGTGATCGGCGACCACCGCAACCTCCGGCACCGCCTGTCGGGAGCCGAGGACCTCTTCAGCATCGTCGGGACGTGGGAGGAGCGCACGAACGGcgccagtggtggtggtggtggtggaggtggttctTCTGCGGCTGCTGTCCGAGCATATAGCCAGGGCTGCACTGCTGGCACCGCGGGAGCTAAAACGGCGGCTGGGACCAACAACAGCCGGCGGCGCACGGGCGACGAGGAGAAAGGCGGCAGCGCTCCCGCGCAGAAGAAGCACAAGGGTTCGTCAGCGGTGTCCGATGACGAGGGAGCGGCGAAGATGTCACACATCACGGTGGAGCGCAACCGGAGGAAGCAGATGAACGAGCACCTCGCCGTGCTGCGCTCGCTCATGCCCTGCTTCTACGTCAAAAGG GGTGACCAAGCATCCATCATAGGCGGGGTGGTGGACTACATCAAGGAGCTTCAGCAGGTGCTGCGTTCGCTGGAGACGAAGAAGCACCGCAAGGCGTACGCGGAGCAGGTGCTGAGCCCGCGGCCTCTCCCAGCAGTCAAGTCCACGCCGCCGCTCAGCCCGCACGTCGCGGTGCCCATGAGCCCCCGGACGCCGACCCCGGGCAGCCCGTACAAGCCCGCATCCggcgcggcggcgacgacgactggAAGCTGCAGACTCCCACaccgggccgccgccgccgccgccgcctacaTCGGAACGCCGACGACGTCGTCCTCCTCGTCGTCCTACTCGCACGATCAGCAGCGGCACTACTCGACGTACCTGCCGACCCTAGACAGCCTCGTGACCGAGCTCGCCGCGCAGGCAGCAGCCTGCAGCAGGCCGGCGGCGTCCGGCGGGCTCACCCGGCTCCCCGACGTGAAGGTGGAGTTTGCAGGGCCCAACCTCGTGCTGAAGACGGTGTCTCACCGCTCGCCCGGGCAGGCGCTCAAGATCATCGCAGCGCTCGAGAGCCTCCCGCTGGAGATCCTTCACGTCAGCGTCAGCACCGTGGACGACACCATGGTGCACTCCTTCACCATCAAG ATTGGGATCGAGTGCGAGCTCAGCGCGGAGGAGCTTGTGCAGGAAATTCAGCAGACGTTATTGTGA